Below is a genomic region from Pseudarthrobacter sulfonivorans.
CAGCAGGCGTCGGACACGTTCCGCACGTTCCGCGTCAATAGCCAACCGGGCCCTCGCACTGTCCTGCACGTGTGAGACCAGAAGCTGGTGGAAGCGACGGTGCGGGAGTTCGAACTCGTCACGGTCACCTCGCTCGATAGCTGCCCCCATCAGGGTGATCGTCCGGTCGAGCTCATGAAGCTCAAGGTCCGTCAGCAGCGGCACGGTAATTCTGACGGCCACGGCCTCGATGGAAACCCGGTACGCGTAGATGCAATCCAGATCGTCGAGGTCCAATGCCGCGATGGTGATGCCCTTGTTGAGCTCCGCCCTGACGAGGCCCTCTTGCTGCAGCATCCTCAGCGCTTCGCGAAGCGGAGTACGGCCGGCCCCCGTCAGCCTCGACAATTCGGTTTGGGAAATTCGCCGACCAGGCTCGAGCGTGCAGTCCAGGATCATGCTCCGCAGGTCCGCGTGCACTCGAGCGACATCGTTGCCCTGGCGCTGCGGAGCCTCCTCAGCTACAACGTTGCTGGTCATCTCGGCTCCCTAATAGTTACTTACTGGATCAGGCGTTTTATAGATTGGATCCACTTCTAAGAACGCTAGTGGCTCCCATCACATTTGTCTAGGGCAAATTTCCGGCAGATTTCAGCGGCAAGCAGAGTAGGCCGGTGGAAATCTCGATGCAACCTATTGCGGATTGGATACAATTCTGGAAAAGTAGGCGTGACGACAACCACATCCGGCGTCCTACGGAGAAAACACATGATTTCAACCCCCACAGATGACGGCTGCTACCTGGTTACTGGGGCCTTGGGCTGCATCGGAGCTTGGATGACACGGCTGCTGCTGCAATCTGGAGCCAGGGTCGTGGCGCTCGACGCGGGAACCGACGACCACCGGCTCAAAGCGGCGCTGCTCGACACCTCCGAGGCTCGGCTTGAGCGAGTTGTTGGCGATGTGACCGATCTTGCTCAGATTACCGAGATCATTACCGAGCACCAGGTGGACGCAATCATCCACCTTGCTGCGCTGCAAGTCCCGTCGTGCCAGGCCAATCCGGTCCTCGGTGCACAGGTCAACGTCGTTGGCCAGATGGTCATGTTGGAAGCGGCCCGATCCCTTAGCTCCGGCCGTCCTCTGGTGTATGCGAGCTCGGTCGGCGCGTACGCTCCTTCCGGTGGAAAGCAGGGCCTTGCGGACCCGCCGGCGACTTTCTACGGCGTCTATAAACGCGCCGGGGAGCAAGCGGCTGCGCTGTATGCGAAAAGCTTCGGCGTGGCCTCAATCGGGATCCGGCCGCACACGGTCTACGGGCCTGGTCGTGACTTCGGGGTTTCGGCTCAGCCGACGTTTGCCGTCCTGGCAGCTGCCGAAGGACGCCCCTACCACATGCCTTACGGCGGCGACGTGCAGCTCCAGTTCGTCGAGGACGTCGCGCAATCGTTCGTCAACGCGTCCCGCAGCGACTACGACGGGTCCTGCGTCGTCGATCTGGTCGGACACTCGGTGACGATGAGCG
It encodes:
- a CDS encoding GntR family transcriptional regulator is translated as MTSNVVAEEAPQRQGNDVARVHADLRSMILDCTLEPGRRISQTELSRLTGAGRTPLREALRMLQQEGLVRAELNKGITIAALDLDDLDCIYAYRVSIEAVAVRITVPLLTDLELHELDRTITLMGAAIERGDRDEFELPHRRFHQLLVSHVQDSARARLAIDAERAERVRRLLMQGDRHSLGKADSEHREILAAAHARDGVAASRLLASHLARSAFYVAAQLEPTYDTVLTRTALRTVLGEEVLQVPKWGGGRTPVGAGTGREKGA
- a CDS encoding NAD-dependent epimerase/dehydratase family protein: MISTPTDDGCYLVTGALGCIGAWMTRLLLQSGARVVALDAGTDDHRLKAALLDTSEARLERVVGDVTDLAQITEIITEHQVDAIIHLAALQVPSCQANPVLGAQVNVVGQMVMLEAARSLSSGRPLVYASSVGAYAPSGGKQGLADPPATFYGVYKRAGEQAAALYAKSFGVASIGIRPHTVYGPGRDFGVSAQPTFAVLAAAEGRPYHMPYGGDVQLQFVEDVAQSFVNASRSDYDGSCVVDLVGHSVTMSDVVDAITAAVPQSQGTITFDDVQLPFPTGLGTGESPFPRAADRSIADGMRATVAHAQRLHREALTGSGPLKGSS